A stretch of the Musa acuminata AAA Group cultivar baxijiao chromosome BXJ2-7, Cavendish_Baxijiao_AAA, whole genome shotgun sequence genome encodes the following:
- the LOC103992354 gene encoding basic leucine zipper 43-like yields MYPGEIASIRYLSPSCMPSCQSQYHMAENSIPSSFHLSDLFGCCSPNQAQSSPLMHEVGLPNNGIPSSFHLSDLFGCCSPNQAQSSPLMHEVGLPNHSVVEAEEQRLCWAEERRKRRMISNRESARRSRMRKLKQLSELRSQVAHLRSANGRLLDDLNRAMREREKVLRENAQLRDEETELQKKLEKLPPEHSCAPQNPEELGSDYS; encoded by the coding sequence ATGTATCCAGGTGAGATTGCCAGCATTAGATACCTTTCACCTTCGTGTATGCCTTCTTGCCAGTCTCAGTACCACATGGCTGAGAACAGCATCCCCTCCTCCTTCCACCTGAGCGATCTCTTTGGATGTTGCTCCCCGAACCAAGCTCAGAGCTCGCCGTTGATGCATGAAGTCGGCCTTCCAAACAACGGCATCCCCTCCTCCTTCCACCTGAGCGATCTCTTTGGATGTTGCTCCCCGAACCAAGCTCAGAGCTCGCCGTTGATGCATGAAGTCGGCCTTCCAAACCACAGCGTGGTCGAGGCGGAAGAGCAGCGACTGTGCTGGGCCGAGgagcggaggaagaggaggatgataTCCAACAGAGAGTCCGCGCGGCGATCGCGCATGCGCAAGCTGAAGCAACTCAGCGAGCTGCGGTCGCAGGTTGCCCATCTCCGGTCTGCAAACGGCCGGCTCCTCGATGATCTCAACCGTGCCATGAGAGAGCGCGAGAAGGTACTCCGCGAGAATGCCCAGCTCAGAGACGAAGAAACAGAGCTCCAGAAGAAGCTGGAGAAGCTGCCACCTGAACATAGTTGTGCTCCACAAAATCCAGAAGAACTCGGCTCGGATTACAGTTGA